CGCGGGACAGGCGGCCGCGGCGTACGCGGCGCGCGCGGGTCTGGACGCGCACGTGTTTCTCCCCTCGCGGGCGGGGTTCACCCAGAAGGCGATGACGGAGGTCCACGGAGCCGACCTGACGGTCACCGACCCCGTGGACGGGAACTCGCAGATCGGCGACGCCGGGAAGGCGTACGCCGCGGCGATGGAGGAGAATCCCGACTGGTACTCGACGAAGACGTTCGTCACCCCGTACCGCCACGAGGGCAAGAAGACGATGGCGCTAGAGCTCTTGGCGCAGCTCGACTGGAACCCGCCGGACGCGGTCGTCTACCCGACCGGCGGCGGGGTCGGACTCGTCGGGATGCACAAGGCGGCCCGGGAGGCGCGCGACCTCGGCTGGACCGACGAGTTGGTCCCGATGTACGCCGCACAGGCCACGGGCTGTGCGCCCGTCGTCGACGCCTACGAGTCCGGCGCGGAGCGCCACGAGCCGCTCGCCGACGACGAGGTCGACACGGCGTGTAACGGGATCGCGATCCCGGACCCCGGGGCGAGCCACCTCATCTTGGAGGCGATCCGCGAGTCCGACGGCGGGGCGGTGGCGACGACGGACCGGAAGATCTTAGACGCCGCGATCGAGGTGGCGCGGGCGGAGGGGTTAGAGATGGGCGCGACCTGCGCCGCCGCCGCCTCCGGCGCGTTCGCGCTCGCGGAGTCGGGCGAGTTCGGGCCGGACGACACCGTCGTCCTCCTGAACACCGGCGCGGGCAACAAGGACGTGGACGCGCTGCGCGCGCACCTCGGCGAGCGCGAGG
This genomic stretch from Halorubrum hochsteinianum harbors:
- a CDS encoding threonine synthase; protein product: METTDAFVGLTCVDCGETFDAEAATHRCPDCDGILDPDYDYDRIDLTPETLDSRPDGSMWRYAELLPFPAEAAVSLGEGATPLVECPALADAMGVGRVLLKDEGANPTGTFKDRGQSAAMTAAREHGASEVALNSAGNAGQAAAAYAARAGLDAHVFLPSRAGFTQKAMTEVHGADLTVTDPVDGNSQIGDAGKAYAAAMEENPDWYSTKTFVTPYRHEGKKTMALELLAQLDWNPPDAVVYPTGGGVGLVGMHKAAREARDLGWTDELVPMYAAQATGCAPVVDAYESGAERHEPLADDEVDTACNGIAIPDPGASHLILEAIRESDGGAVATTDRKILDAAIEVARAEGLEMGATCAAAASGAFALAESGEFGPDDTVVLLNTGAGNKDVDALRAHLGEREAEADAAE